One region of Elusimicrobiota bacterium genomic DNA includes:
- the radC gene encoding DNA repair protein RadC has translation MSFEIDKIDFPREKLSKTGVLSLKDEELLAIILGTGYKGKNVLQLAKEILKKYPADDFIRLPLSKLKAIKGLGTAKASVVAAAVELVKRGLDKNAVSIKKPMDILPFTLDIRDRRKEHFVVFYLNARNEILKRDFVSIGTLSASLVHPREVFKPAIEYSAASVIFVHNHPSGDTTPSEDDIKLTKRLVSAAAILGIEVLDHIIISKMNFVSMKSKNLI, from the coding sequence ATGTCATTTGAAATTGATAAGATTGATTTCCCGAGAGAAAAACTGTCAAAAACCGGTGTGTTGTCGCTGAAAGATGAAGAACTTCTGGCGATAATTTTAGGCACGGGCTATAAAGGCAAAAATGTGCTGCAACTTGCAAAAGAGATTCTGAAAAAATATCCAGCGGACGATTTTATCCGACTGCCACTTTCCAAATTGAAAGCGATTAAAGGTTTAGGCACGGCGAAAGCGTCCGTTGTTGCCGCTGCTGTTGAACTGGTGAAAAGAGGGCTTGATAAAAATGCGGTTTCAATCAAAAAGCCGATGGATATTCTACCATTCACACTTGATATTCGCGACAGAAGAAAAGAACATTTTGTAGTTTTCTATCTTAATGCAAGAAATGAGATATTAAAAAGGGACTTCGTCTCAATAGGCACTCTCAGTGCCTCGCTTGTCCATCCAAGAGAGGTTTTTAAGCCAGCAATAGAATACTCTGCCGCCAGTGTAATTTTTGTCCACAACCATCCATCAGGCGATACCACACCGTCGGAAGACGACATAAAACTCACCAAACGGCTTGTATCCGCTGCCGCCATTCTGGGCATAGAAGTTCTTGACCACATAATTATTTCCAAAATGAACTTTGTGAGTATGAAAAGCAAAAATCTTATATAA
- the xseB gene encoding exodeoxyribonuclease VII small subunit: MNEKISYSKALEELQTILENLEGENVEIDKLAEKVKRATELIKILREKLKKTEVEIKEIVKEFEETGEKNG; this comes from the coding sequence ATGAACGAGAAAATTTCGTATTCAAAAGCACTTGAGGAATTACAGACGATTTTAGAAAATCTTGAAGGCGAAAATGTAGAAATAGATAAACTTGCCGAAAAAGTAAAAAGGGCAACTGAACTGATTAAAATACTACGGGAAAAACTCAAAAAAACAGAGGTTGAAATAAAAGAGATTGTAAAAGAATTTGAGGAAACGGGAGAAAAAAATGGCTGA
- a CDS encoding branched-chain amino acid transaminase, which produces MSFGKGKIWFDGKFIDWADAKIHVMSHVVHYGSSIFESLRCYNTKNGPAIFRVEAHIDRLYDSAKIYCTKIPFTKKEFAKAIVDTVKINQYKECYIRPIVFRGYGEMGLNPLKNPVNCVIACWEWETYLGKEALEKGTSMHVSSWRRAAPDTFPTLAKAGGNYINSQLIKMEALRSGYEEAIALDVFGYVSEASGENIFIVKNGVIFTPPTSSSILAGITRHTVFILARDMGVRIEQHAIPRESVYIADEVFLTGTAAEITPVSKIDNVVIGNGRRGEITKKLQSAYFNLIRGKTKDKYNWLTYIK; this is translated from the coding sequence ATGAGTTTTGGAAAAGGAAAAATATGGTTTGATGGGAAGTTTATTGACTGGGCAGATGCAAAAATTCATGTAATGTCACATGTTGTACATTACGGGTCATCTATTTTTGAATCGCTACGCTGTTACAATACAAAAAACGGACCTGCGATATTCAGGGTAGAGGCACATATAGACCGTCTATACGATTCGGCAAAAATTTACTGCACAAAAATCCCATTCACAAAAAAAGAGTTTGCAAAAGCGATTGTGGATACTGTAAAAATCAATCAATACAAAGAATGTTATATCCGGCCGATTGTTTTTCGTGGTTATGGTGAGATGGGACTTAATCCGTTAAAAAACCCGGTGAATTGCGTTATTGCATGCTGGGAATGGGAAACTTATCTTGGTAAAGAAGCACTTGAAAAAGGCACATCAATGCATGTCTCGTCCTGGCGCCGAGCAGCACCTGATACTTTTCCAACACTTGCCAAAGCCGGCGGTAATTATATCAATTCGCAACTTATAAAAATGGAAGCGTTACGAAGCGGTTATGAAGAAGCAATCGCACTGGATGTTTTTGGCTATGTTTCTGAGGCATCCGGCGAGAATATTTTTATTGTGAAAAATGGCGTGATTTTTACACCACCAACCAGTTCATCAATCCTTGCAGGTATTACAAGACATACAGTTTTTATTCTTGCACGAGATATGGGAGTACGGATAGAACAGCACGCTATCCCACGCGAATCAGTCTATATCGCTGATGAGGTTTTTTTAACGGGCACTGCAGCAGAAATTACACCTGTCTCTAAAATTGATAATGTCGTCATCGGTAACGGGCGACGAGGTGAGATTACGAAAAAATTGCAATCCGCATATTTTAATCTTATTCGTGGAAAAACTAAAGATAAGTATAACTGGCTTACATATATTAAATGA
- the xseA gene encoding exodeoxyribonuclease VII large subunit, translating to MHKTNHNLYKNTNKKLELFEEVLTVSQLNNRIKNTLSDQFENGIWVCGEVYRYELDLLRANNRPYRQVYFELVEQDTITKERKASISAMIWGDDRDKIEQKMITIASGLTLKDGLQIKAKCFVDFYIPQGKVQLQITDIEPEYTVGKMAIEKKLLLEKLKKAGFLEKNKQLEIPVLPMNIGLITSVESAAYNDFIDELKSSGYGFKIFLCDARMQGSDLEREVRAAIFTLNKYHMDVITIVRGGGSASDLMGFDKEGVAVAIANSKKPVLTGIGHQIDRTVSDEVANQSFKTPTATAQFIVEKVKKFELDTEETFADILKIQKQILTDEKDRLKSITSEVKSATLMFVKDLENNIAQIKEKIKWSLKKFFEDNFRKLNELERLNNSKNPVNILKLGFGLVYTADGKIVKSIEKVSVGNDVKIELHDGKLGGKIISKEKRYCQKP from the coding sequence ATGCACAAAACCAACCACAACCTGTATAAGAATACCAATAAAAAATTAGAACTGTTTGAAGAAGTCCTAACAGTAAGCCAGTTAAACAACCGTATAAAAAATACGCTATCAGACCAGTTTGAAAATGGTATCTGGGTTTGTGGCGAAGTTTACAGATACGAACTGGATTTGCTAAGAGCCAATAATAGACCTTACCGCCAGGTATATTTTGAACTTGTAGAGCAGGACACAATAACAAAAGAACGAAAGGCATCAATATCAGCAATGATTTGGGGAGACGATAGAGATAAAATTGAGCAGAAGATGATTACGATTGCTTCAGGGCTGACACTTAAAGACGGGCTTCAGATAAAGGCAAAATGTTTTGTAGATTTTTATATACCACAAGGAAAAGTGCAACTGCAGATTACCGATATAGAGCCTGAATACACCGTCGGTAAAATGGCGATTGAAAAAAAACTGCTGCTTGAAAAACTGAAAAAAGCCGGGTTTTTAGAAAAAAATAAACAACTTGAAATCCCTGTTCTGCCAATGAATATCGGCTTGATTACATCAGTTGAAAGTGCTGCCTATAACGATTTTATAGACGAATTAAAAAGTTCAGGATATGGTTTCAAGATTTTTTTATGTGATGCCAGAATGCAAGGCAGCGATTTGGAACGAGAAGTCAGAGCGGCGATTTTTACGCTCAACAAATATCACATGGATGTCATAACAATTGTTAGAGGTGGTGGAAGCGCTTCAGACTTGATGGGCTTTGATAAAGAAGGCGTGGCTGTTGCAATTGCGAACTCAAAAAAACCTGTTTTGACAGGTATCGGTCATCAAATTGATAGAACCGTATCCGATGAAGTTGCAAATCAGTCGTTCAAGACGCCGACGGCAACCGCGCAGTTCATAGTTGAAAAAGTAAAAAAGTTTGAACTTGATACTGAGGAAACATTTGCCGATATTCTAAAGATTCAGAAACAGATTTTAACAGACGAAAAAGATAGATTAAAAAGTATAACAAGCGAAGTAAAATCAGCAACCTTGATGTTTGTGAAAGACCTTGAGAATAATATCGCCCAGATAAAAGAAAAAATTAAATGGAGTTTAAAAAAATTTTTTGAAGATAATTTCAGAAAACTTAATGAATTAGAACGATTAAATAATTCCAAAAATCCTGTTAATATACTGAAATTAGGTTTCGGACTTGTATATACAGCCGACGGCAAAATTGTAAAAAGTATAGAAAAAGTGTCAGTTGGGAATGATGTAAAAATTGAACTGCATGATGGCAAACTCGGCGGAAAAATTATTTCCAAAGAGAAAAGATATTGTCAGAAACCATAA
- a CDS encoding LysM peptidoglycan-binding domain-containing protein, whose product MAGRITRLQIIFLTVTFFLVFNICSRFYRAWQIASRRTPTIPPITAIQEEPIQTQEEDIETQRLKKLELKARQQIAVSGEKIKLKKKDRFDVSSATLLLKKAKNYYALADYENALLYARDASNAVDTLVIKKLPEPKLYIVKKNDTLWYIAKKHFRKGSKWYNIWIANKETIPDFDKIYCKQKIIIPELKQKKQS is encoded by the coding sequence ATGGCAGGTAGAATTACTCGGCTCCAGATAATTTTTTTAACAGTTACTTTTTTTCTAGTTTTTAATATCTGCTCACGATTTTACCGTGCCTGGCAGATTGCAAGTAGAAGAACACCAACAATCCCCCCCATTACTGCTATACAAGAAGAACCTATACAGACACAAGAAGAAGATATTGAAACCCAGCGTCTCAAAAAACTGGAACTCAAAGCGCGACAGCAAATTGCCGTTAGTGGCGAAAAAATCAAACTTAAAAAGAAAGATAGGTTTGATGTTTCGTCTGCAACCTTATTGCTTAAAAAAGCAAAAAATTATTATGCACTTGCCGACTACGAAAATGCTTTGTTATATGCCAGAGATGCATCAAATGCAGTAGATACACTGGTAATAAAAAAATTGCCTGAACCAAAATTATATATCGTCAAAAAGAACGATACGCTCTGGTATATCGCTAAAAAACATTTCAGAAAGGGCTCTAAATGGTACAATATCTGGATAGCCAACAAAGAAACAATCCCTGATTTTGATAAAATTTACTGCAAACAAAAAATAATCATTCCTGAATTAAAGCAAAAAAAACAATCCTAA
- a CDS encoding glucose-6-phosphate isomerase: protein MADIKLDYSNCIADFVGEHGITLSELQALYPKLSSAYNIVQQKKSNGSLGFMELPYKEDESKKISGFAKKQRTQFDDFVVIGIGGSALGNIALQTALNHPYWNLLSKKQRKNCPRLFVPDNVDPELLKGLLDILNLKKTVFNVISKSGTTAECLANFFVLKNALLKKIKVKNWQKHVIISTDEQKGYLRELANKEGIVSFVIPANVGGRFSVLSPVGLVSAAFCGIEIEKLLEGARDMDARCGQDISKNPAAVYSAIQYLLYQKGKKISVMMPYCQALKDISDWFRQLWAESLGKKTNIRSEIINIGPTPVKALGVTDQHSQVQLYIEGPYDKIITFLAVGGYSTNVLIPKTKEKRYLEGHTLNELIKSEEEATRVALTKQSRPNCTIILPEVSEHTIGQVLYMLELSTAYIGEMFEINAFDQPGVELGKVLTYGLMGRSGYELEKKEIEEFLAKKHGSQYVI, encoded by the coding sequence ATGGCTGATATAAAATTGGACTATTCAAATTGTATAGCGGATTTTGTAGGTGAACACGGGATAACACTGTCAGAATTGCAAGCGCTATATCCAAAACTTTCGTCTGCTTACAACATTGTGCAGCAGAAAAAATCAAATGGCTCACTTGGATTTATGGAATTGCCATACAAAGAAGATGAATCAAAAAAAATATCCGGTTTTGCCAAAAAGCAGAGAACACAATTTGATGATTTTGTTGTGATTGGTATAGGCGGGTCTGCACTCGGCAATATCGCATTACAAACAGCATTAAACCATCCTTACTGGAACCTTCTATCAAAAAAACAAAGAAAAAACTGTCCACGACTTTTTGTGCCGGACAATGTTGACCCTGAACTTCTAAAAGGATTGCTGGATATTCTTAACTTAAAAAAAACGGTGTTCAATGTAATCTCAAAATCAGGCACTACTGCAGAATGTCTTGCCAACTTTTTCGTGCTAAAAAACGCACTGCTCAAAAAAATAAAAGTCAAAAACTGGCAGAAACATGTGATTATTTCTACTGACGAGCAAAAAGGATATTTACGAGAACTTGCGAATAAAGAAGGTATAGTTTCGTTCGTAATTCCAGCAAATGTAGGTGGTAGATTTTCTGTGCTTTCGCCAGTTGGACTTGTTTCAGCCGCTTTTTGCGGGATTGAAATAGAAAAATTATTAGAAGGCGCAAGGGATATGGATGCCCGTTGCGGTCAGGATATTTCTAAAAATCCAGCTGCGGTTTATTCGGCGATACAATATCTTCTGTATCAGAAAGGAAAAAAAATAAGTGTAATGATGCCGTACTGCCAGGCACTTAAAGATATCTCTGACTGGTTCAGGCAGTTGTGGGCAGAATCGCTTGGTAAAAAAACAAATATCCGCAGTGAAATTATAAATATCGGTCCTACACCTGTTAAAGCGTTAGGTGTTACCGACCAGCACTCGCAGGTTCAACTTTATATTGAAGGACCTTACGATAAAATTATTACATTTCTGGCCGTCGGAGGTTATAGTACAAATGTACTAATACCAAAAACAAAAGAAAAACGTTATCTTGAAGGACATACATTGAACGAATTGATAAAATCGGAGGAGGAAGCGACCCGTGTGGCGCTCACCAAACAATCGCGTCCGAACTGCACCATCATCCTGCCTGAAGTTTCTGAGCATACTATCGGGCAAGTTCTCTATATGCTTGAACTTTCAACCGCATATATCGGCGAAATGTTTGAGATAAATGCGTTTGACCAGCCAGGCGTAGAACTCGGAAAAGTGCTTACTTACGGATTGATGGGCAGAAGCGGGTATGAATTAGAGAAAAAAGAGATTGAAGAGTTTTTAGCAAAAAAACACGGAAGCCAGTATGTCATTTGA